The following are encoded in a window of Phaseolus vulgaris cultivar G19833 chromosome 3, P. vulgaris v2.0, whole genome shotgun sequence genomic DNA:
- the LOC137807138 gene encoding sucrose synthase, with amino-acid sequence MAADRLTRVHSLRERLDETLSANRNEILALLSRIEAKGTGILQHHQVIAEFEEIPEESRQKLIDGAFGEVLRSTQEAIVLPPWVALAVRPRPGVWEYLRVNVHALVVEVLQPAEYLRFKEELVDGSSNGNFVLELDFEPFTASFPRPTLNKSIGNGVQFLNRHLSAKLFHDKESLHPLLEFLRLHSVNGKTLMLNDRIQNPDALQHVLRKAEEYLGTVPPETPYSEFEHKFQEIGLERGWGANAELVLESIQLLLDLLEAPDPCTLETFLGRIPMVFNVVILSPHGYFAQDNVLGYPDTGGQVVYILDQVRALENEMLHRIKQQGLDIVPRILIITRLLPDAVGTTCGQRLEKVFGTEHSHILRVPFRTENGIVRKWISRFEVWPYLETYTEDVAHELAKELQGKPDLIVGNYSDGNIVASLLAHKLGVTQCTIAHALEKTKYPESDIYWKKLEERYHFSCQFTADLFAMNHTDFIITSTFQEIAGSKDTVGQYESHTAFTLPGLYRVVHGIDVFDPKFNIVSPGADQTIYFSHKETSRRLTSFHPEIEELLYSSVENEEHICVLKDRTKPIIFTMARLDRVKNITGLVEWYGKNEKLRELVNLVVVAGDRRKESKDLEEKAEMKKMYSLIETYKLNGQFRWISSQMNRVRNGELYRVISDTRGAFVQPAVYEAFGLTVVEAMTCGLPTFATCNGGPAEIIVHGKSGFHIDPYHGDRAADLLVEFFEKCKVEPSHWDTISQAGLQRIEEKYTWQIYSQRLLTLTGVYGFWKHVSNLDRLESRRYLEMFYALKYRKLAESVPLAVE; translated from the exons GATAGAAGCCAAGGGCACGGGGATCTTGCAACACCATCAAGTCATTGCTGAGTTCGAGGAAATTCCCGAGGAGAGCAGACAGAAGCTTATTGATGGTGCCTTTGGAGAAGTTTTGAGGTCTACTCAG GAAGCCATAGTTTTGCCACCATGGGTTGCTCTGGCTGTTCGTCCAAGGCCTGGTGTCTGGGAGTACCTGAGAGTGAATGTGCACGCTCTAGTTGTTGAGGTGTTGCAACCTGCTGAGTACCTGCGCTTCAAGGAGGAACTTGTTGATGGAAG TTCTAATGGAAACTTTGTGCTTGAGTTGGACTTTGAACCCTTTACGGCATCCTTCCCCCGCCCAACTCTTAACAAGTCAATTGGAAATGGTGTGCAGTTCCTCAACCGCCACCTTTCTGCCAAACTCTTCCATGACAAGGAGAGCTTGCACCCACTTTTGGAATTCCTCAGGCTTCACAGCGTCAACGGAAAG ACTTTGATGTTGAATGACAGAATTCAAAACCCTGATGCTCTTCAACATGTTCTGAGGAAAGCTGAGGAGTATCTGGGTACAGTGCCTCCTGAAACCCCCTACTCAGAATTTGAGCACAAGTTCCAGGAAATTGGTTTGGAGAGAGGGTGGGGTGCGAACGCAGAGCTTGTACTTGAGTCAATTCAACTTCTCTTGGATCTTCTTGAAGCCCCTGATCCGTGCACCCTTGAGACTTTCCTTGGAAGAATCCCTATGGTCTTTAATGTTGTTATTCTTTCGCCCCATGGTTACTTTGCCCAAGATAATGTCTTGGGATACCCTGACACTGGTGGTCAGGTTGTTTACATCTTGGATCAAGTCCGTGCTTTGGAGAATGAGATGCTCCATCGCATTAAGCAACAAGGATTGGACATTGTTCCTCGTATTCTTATT ATCACTCGTCTTCTCCCAGATGCAGTAGGTACTACTTGTGGCCAACGTCTTGAGAAGGTGTTTGGAACTGAACACTCCCACATTCTTCGAGTTCCCTTTAGAACTGAGAATGGGATTGTTCGCAAGTGGATCTCAAGATTCGAAGTCTGGCCCTACTTGGAAACTTACACCGAG GATGTTGCTCATGAGCTTGCCAAAGAGTTGCAAGGCAAGCCAGATCTGATCGTTGGAAACTACAGTGATGGAAACATTGTTGCCTCTTTGTTGGCCCATAAACTAGGTGTCACTCAG TGTACCATTGCTCATGCACTTGAGAAGACCAAATACCCTGAATCCGATATTTACTGGAAAAAATTGGAAGAGAGATACCATTTCTCTTGCCAATTCACAGCTGATCTATTTGCCATGAACCACACAGATTTCATTATCACAAGTACATTCCAAGAAATTGCTGGAAG CAAGGACACTGTTGGACAGTATGAGTCTCACACAGCTTTCACCCTTCCTGGACTCTACCGTGTTGTGCACGGTATTGATGTCTTCGATCCAAAATTCAACATTGTCTCTCCCGGAGCTGATCAAACCATTTACTTCTCCCACAAGGAAACTAGCCGTAGGTTGACCTCCTTCCACCCCGAAATCGAAGAGCTTCTTTACAGCTCAGTCGAGAATGAAGAACACAT ATGTGTGCTGAAGGACCGCACGAAGCCAATTATCTTCACCATGGCAAGGTTGGACCGTGTGAAGAACATCACAGGACTTGTGGAGTGGTATGGTAAGAATGAGAAGCTGAGGGAGTTGGTGAACCTTGTGGTTGTTGCTGGAGACAGGAGGAAGGAGTCTAAGGACTTGGAAGAGAAGGCCGAGATGAAGAAGATGTACAGCCTGATTGAGACCTACAAGTTGAACGGGCAATTCAGGTGGATTTCCTCTCAGATGAACCGTGTGAGGAATGGAGAGCTGTACCGTGTGATCAGTGACACCAGGGGAGCCTTTGTGCAGCCTGCAGTGTATGAGGCATTTGGTTTGACAGTGGTTGAAGCCATGACTTGTGGGTTGCCAACATTTGCCACATGCAATGGTGGTCCTGCTGAGATCATTGTTCATGGAAAATCTGGCTTCCACATTGATCCCTACCATGGTGACCGTGCTGCTGACCTCCTTGTTGAGTTCTTTGAGAAGTGCAAGGTTGAGCCATCTCACTGGGACACCATCTCTCAAGCTGGTCTCCAACGTATTGAAGAGAA GTACACATGGCAAATTTACTCCCAGAGGCTTCTCACCCTCACTGGTGTCTATGGTTTCTGGAAGCATGTGTCTAACCTTGATCGCCTCGAGAGTCGCCGCTATCTCGAGATGTTCTATGCTCTCAAGTACCGCAAATTG GCTGAGTCTGTGCCCCTTGCTGTTGAGTAA